A segment of the Armatimonadota bacterium genome:
GGATTTTCAAGCGAGGCTTTTATATCATAAATAACTCCGTAGTTTCCAAAAAGCCATCTATCCTTTTCGGAATTCTTCAGGGCGTCTTTGCCAATTCTAAAGAAAACCCATGGCTTTCCTGCTGAATAAGTTAGCTCCAATTTTTGCATAGGGTTTGGATATATGTGGTCGGAAATTTGAAATTTACCGAGATCTATTCCGTCTAAAGGTAATGGCATGTTAGGCTTATCCTCAATTTGGCGCTGATTTTCAGGTTTTGCAATAACACGAACGATAAGTGGATCACCAGATAGTTGCCTAAACTCGATAATTCCGCTGGCGGTATATGGATGATCGAGAGGTTGGCTTACAATCACGCGCCTTGATTCTTTTGGCAGTTCGATAATTCGGCCTACCATTGCACGGTGGTTTTCAAGGAATTCATTGCCTGCTTTATACCCAACAAGCACCGTATCTAACATGGGAGGCGAGACTCCCTCAATTAGGTGGAGGCTTGCTGAATTTGTTGAAGGATTCAATATGTCTACTACAAAACCAATGCGTCTGCCCATCATATTCTGGTGGTGGTATAACAGGCGAGTTGCTTCTTGGTTTTGGAGTATTTTGCCAGTATAAAGCACTTGGTACTTCCAAATTCGCTCTGGGTCATTGCTGTACATTATTGAGGATGCGTTTACATAGGACAAGGGTCTATTTTCGATGTGCACCTGTGTTGTACCTTTAATGGGGATGTGGTCGCCTCCTCTTGCTTCTATTTCAACAGGAATTTGAATTCTCTGTCCTGGCAAAGGACTTGAAGAGATTTTAGGCATGCTTAGCGAGCTGACAAACGCACCAGGTTCCAAAACTACTGCTGAACGAGCAGCCTCTTCCGCGGCACATTTTGCCAAAGAAATTGGAACACTTGAGCCGGTAACAATTGTTGTTGCACTGCTCATTATTTGGGCAGCATATTTCTTTACATGCGCCTTAATTATTACACTAAACTCGGCACATCTTAGGGTAATTTCAGTTTCGCCAAGTTGAAGCCCTTTAATCACTAATGAGCCTGGCTTTGAGGCATCTGCCGATACAATTGCGCCATTGGATACTTGAGCCGTAACAGGTTCGGGAAGAAGAGATTCCACGCTTACTGTGCGCGTTTCGCCTATCGGTATTAGAAGCTCAGTAGGTGATGCGCTTAGAGGCGGCAGACTCAATGCTTCGCGAATATTCCGCACCCAGGCGCTAGCAAGTTTGGCTGGCGTTGTACCTTGTGCTTTTGCTTCGCTAGGTGTGGCAATGGCAATCATAACATCCCCAGCCATAAGCCTGGCGGATTGCCCGGTTAACTTGTAGGAAAGAGCCATTGGGTTTAGTCCCTTTTGAACTAGTCCAGCAAGTCTTTCAGTGGCTAGCGAAGCTCTTTGGACTGGTGAAAGATTGCCGTTAGAGGTTCTCAGTCGAACGACAATTCGCTTATTAACTATTATGCAAGCTCCATTCGGCTCTGGCTGAAATGTTACACGTGGGGTGAAGCCAGCGAATACAGGTATACATGGAATATTTAAAGCCAGGACAAATATGGCAATCCAGGTGCGTTTAGCAAAAATCATTTACTCTGCTACCTCCCAAACATTTTGTCTAAATCATGATTGGAGAGACAAACTACAATAGGGCGCCCATGTGGGCATAGGTATGGATTACTTGTGTGTTTTAAATCGCTTATTAACCTAACCATTTCCTCATGCGAAAGTTTGTCCCCTGCCTTTATTGCCATTTTACACGCCGATGTTGTTATTAAGGCTTCTCGGCGCACTAGAAGACGGCGGGTAATTGTTAATTCGGTTAGCTCCTCAATCATGTCTTTTAATACTTGCTCATAATTTTTATCCACAATTATCGCGGGTATTGACCGCACAATGAATGAATCTTTTCCAAAAGATTCAATTTCGAAGCCAAGAGCGCGAAAATCATCAAGCTTGTGTTCTAATACAAGGGCCTCTCTATGGCCCAAGTTAAGTGTCAATGGGACAATTAGGCGCTGAGCATGGACCTTGCTATACATATTTGAAAGCTGGTCATAAAGGATGCGTTCGTGAGCTACGTGTTGGTCTATTAATAGTATTCCCGCTGAGGATTGTGCAACAATGTATAAGTTTCTTGCTTGAGCTAATACTTCAGCGCCTTCCAAGGGGTTTATTTGCGCTGCTGTTTCTTGCTCTTGTGTAACCCCTTCCTGCGTGATTTGCGGTACAAACAACTCTTCTTTTTGTTGCTCAAGCTTTGCCGTAAGAGATTTTCGGAACTCCTCTAGCTCATCTGTGGTTGATTGCGTAAGCTTCTTTTGATATGTCGGGGTGAATGTCGGTCTCCGAATATTTGAAGCTGATGGTAGAAGATCCTCTGCATTCGGAATAATATTGCTTGAAGAAAGCGCATCGCGAATGCATGAAATTACAATATTATGAACTTCCCATTCTCGAGCGAATTTGACTTCGATTTTTGTTGGATGAACGTTTACATCCACAAATTCAGGCGGGACGTCAATGAAGCAAATTAAAAGTGGAAATCGCCCTTGGGGAAGGATGCCTCGATATGCTTCGTCAAGTGCATGGATAAGATTTCGATTTCGCACAAAGCGCCGGTTAACGAAAAATAGCTGTCCAGACCGGTTTGCCTTTGAGTATGATGGCTTTGAAATAACCCCATAAACCTTGTAAGGTCCTGCTTGGCTGTTAATTTCAACCACTGCCTCTGCAGCGTCTCTTCCAAAGACCGTAAGGACTGCATCTGTTAGGAGATTCGAGCTTGGCGAGCGAAAAATAACTCGGTCATTATGCGAGAGAGTTATATCTACTTCACCGTGTGAAATGGCGAACCGATTTACAAGCTCGGTAATATGTCCCAGTTCCGTTTGTGCTGTTTTGAGAAATTTCTTGCGCGCTGGAAGATTGAAAAACAAGTCTTTGACAAGTACAGATGTACCGGGCGGAGCGCCAATATCGGTGACCTCCTCAATCTTGCCAGCAACGCACGTGATTTTCGTGCCTAAATCATCTTCTGGTTTTCTCGTAACGATTTTTGTGTGTGAGACTGAGGCAATGCTTGGGAGGGCTTCACCGCGGAATCCAAGTGTGCGAATGGAAAAAAGGTCATCGGCTGATTTGATTTTCGATGTTGCGTGCCTTCTAAGGCTTAGCACAGAGTCTTCTCGTGACATGCCGATACCATTGTCGGTTACTCGAATCAGTCGCTTGCCTCCGTCTATCAGGTCAATCCTAATCTCGGTAGCGCCAGCGTCCAAGGAGTTTTCTACAAGCTCCTTAACAACAGAGGCTGGTCGCTCTATTACCTCACCTGCTGCGATTTTATTTGCGGTGTTGTCGTCGAGAATGTTAATTATGCTACGCTGCGCTCTTGTTTCCATGCGATTTACTTCTTTAATCGTTGTTGCATTTCGTAAAGTTTTGTGAGTGCTTCAATGGGCGACATTGTGCTAATGTCAAGCTCCTTAATTTCTTGAATGACAGGGTGGTCTTCAACTTCGAAGAGTGTTAGCTGTAGTTTCTCTGTGCGAGCTGGAATCTTCAAGTTCTTGTCCAAAATTCCTTTGGTCGTGCCGTTGTTTTCCAGGCTCCAAAGTACCTCTTTTGCTTTCTCAATTACTGGCTGAGGAAGCCCGGCGAGGCGTGCTACTTGAATGCCATA
Coding sequences within it:
- the mutL gene encoding DNA mismatch repair endonuclease MutL, coding for METRAQRSIINILDDNTANKIAAGEVIERPASVVKELVENSLDAGATEIRIDLIDGGKRLIRVTDNGIGMSREDSVLSLRRHATSKIKSADDLFSIRTLGFRGEALPSIASVSHTKIVTRKPEDDLGTKITCVAGKIEEVTDIGAPPGTSVLVKDLFFNLPARKKFLKTAQTELGHITELVNRFAISHGEVDITLSHNDRVIFRSPSSNLLTDAVLTVFGRDAAEAVVEINSQAGPYKVYGVISKPSYSKANRSGQLFFVNRRFVRNRNLIHALDEAYRGILPQGRFPLLICFIDVPPEFVDVNVHPTKIEVKFAREWEVHNIVISCIRDALSSSNIIPNAEDLLPSASNIRRPTFTPTYQKKLTQSTTDELEEFRKSLTAKLEQQKEELFVPQITQEGVTQEQETAAQINPLEGAEVLAQARNLYIVAQSSAGILLIDQHVAHERILYDQLSNMYSKVHAQRLIVPLTLNLGHREALVLEHKLDDFRALGFEIESFGKDSFIVRSIPAIIVDKNYEQVLKDMIEELTELTITRRLLVRREALITTSACKMAIKAGDKLSHEEMVRLISDLKHTSNPYLCPHGRPIVVCLSNHDLDKMFGR